One Solanum lycopersicum chromosome 2, SLM_r2.1 genomic region harbors:
- the LOC138342140 gene encoding G2/mitotic-specific cyclin-1-like, with product MDQNKFTNVQGGNAQIVKIGGERTQTRRALSVINQNLVGAHRYSCVVNKRELSEKFGATQIGTLHQHYLEETKKPKPAIGDFTIWEEHDTNEAQPVPMCLEQPESFSNDKEVEIEMEDVFEEALIDIDNDDAKNPLAGVEYVGDLYAYYRKMECAELLLKISALLR from the exons atggaccAGAATAAATTCACAAATGTGCAAG GTGGTAACGCACAAATTGTCAAGATTGGAGGGGAGAGGACACAAACTAGAAGAGCACTTAGTGTTATAAACCAGAATTTAGTCGGAGCTCATCGATATTCTTGCGTTGTTAATAAGCGCGAATTATCAGA gAAATTTGGTGCTACACAAATTGGTACCTTACACCAACATTACCTTGAG GAAACCAAGAAACCAAAACCAGCTATTGGAGATTTTACTATATGGGAGGAACATGACACAAATGAAGCTCAACCAGTTCCTATGTGTTTGGAACAACCTGAATCATTCTCAAATGACAAG GAGGTGGAGATTGAAATGGAGGATGTGTTTGAGGAGGCGTTAATAGACATTGACAATGATGATGCAAAAAACCCTCTTGCTGGAGTTGAATATGTGGGAGATTTGTATGCCTACTACAGGAAAATGGAG tgCGCAGAACTTCTTCTAAAAATTTCAGCTTTGTTGAGgtaa
- the LOC138341720 gene encoding G2/mitotic-specific cyclin-2-like, translated as MEQQSEINGNMRGVLIDWIIEVHDKFELKEETLFLTVNLLDRFLEKQVVAKNKLQLVGLVAFLIAGKYEEILPPLVQELVIISYENYNKKDVIEMEKLMLNTLQYNMSFPTAYVFMRRFLKATQADKKLEELSFFLIELCLVEYEMLMNSPSFMAAAAIYTAQCTLYGVKQWSTTCEWHTGYSEESLMECAKLIVRYHEKAKTGELIGVHNKYNASKFGYVAKVEPAYFLVQDS; from the exons ATGGAACAACAATCTGAGATCAATGGGAATATGAGAGGTGTACTCATAGACTGGATCATTGAG GTACATGACAAGTTCGAGCTCAAGGAAGAGACATTATTTCTTACTGTTAATTTGTTAGACCGATTTTTAGAGAAACAAGTTGTTGCCAAAAACAAACTGCAGCTTGTTGGTCTCGTTGCCTTTCTAATAGCAGGCAAATACGAGGAGATTTTACCCCCTCTTGTGCAGGAATTGGTGATTATTTCGTATGAAAACTACAACAAAAAAGACGTTATTGAAATG GAGAAATTGATGCTCAACACATTGCAGTACAATATGTCCTTTCCAACTGCATACGTTTTTATGAGAAGATTTCTCAAAGCTACTCAAGCTGATAAAAAG CTAGAGGAATTGTCTTTCTTTTTAATCGAGCTTTGTCTCGTGGAATATGAGATGTTGATGAATTCACCATCATTTATGGCTGCTGCGGCAATCTATACAGCTCAATGCACGCTCTATGGCGTCAAGCAATGGAGTACAACTTGTGAATGGCATACAGGGTATTCAGAAGAATCACTTAT GGAATGCGCAAAATTGATAGTGAGGTATCACGAGAAGGCAAAAACAGGGGAACTAATAGGGGTGCATAATAAGTATAACGCATCCAAATTTGGGTATGTAGCAAAAGTTGAGCCAGCATATTTTCTGGTCCAAGACTCATGA